One window of the Rufibacter radiotolerans genome contains the following:
- the glpK gene encoding glycerol kinase GlpK, producing the protein MAQHILSLDQGTTSSRAIVFNKQGNIVSLAQKEFTQFYPQPGWVEHNASEIWSTQLGVAAEAISKAGLHAKDIAAIGITNQRETTVLWDRRTGAAICNAIVWQDRRTAGYCDSLKQQGLEEMIQQKTGLVIDAYFSATKARWMLENVPGARELANAGHLAFGTVDSWLIWNLTGGQTHVTDVSNASRTLLFNIHTLAWDQELLDLFDIPASVLPTVTSSSEVVGHTSGSLFATQIPIAGIAGDQQAALFGQMCTKPGMVKNTYGTGCFMLMNIGEKPIVSNHKLVTTVAWKIKDQVHYALEGSIFIAGAVVQWLRDGLGVISHSSEVEALAASVTSTDGVYLVPAFAGLGAPHWDQHSRGTMVGMTRGTTSAHLARAALESIAYQTMEVLKAMEADSGIEIKELRVDGGATENSLLMQFQADILNARVVKPAITEVTAIGAAYLAGLATGFWDSVEDIQEQWIIKNSFEANPAQETQTGINGWLRAVRAAKAWSQDDQSQPSTF; encoded by the coding sequence ATGGCACAGCATATACTTTCTCTTGACCAAGGCACAACCAGCTCCCGAGCCATTGTCTTCAATAAACAAGGAAACATTGTTTCCCTGGCGCAGAAAGAGTTTACCCAGTTCTACCCGCAGCCGGGTTGGGTAGAGCATAATGCCAGTGAGATCTGGTCTACGCAGCTAGGCGTGGCTGCCGAGGCTATCTCCAAGGCAGGGCTGCACGCCAAGGATATTGCGGCCATAGGCATTACCAACCAACGCGAGACCACCGTTCTCTGGGACCGCCGCACAGGCGCCGCCATCTGCAATGCCATTGTGTGGCAGGACCGCCGCACCGCCGGGTACTGTGACAGCCTCAAGCAACAGGGCCTGGAGGAAATGATCCAGCAGAAAACCGGTCTGGTGATAGATGCCTATTTCTCAGCCACCAAAGCACGTTGGATGCTGGAGAACGTGCCGGGCGCCAGAGAGCTGGCCAATGCCGGGCACCTGGCGTTCGGGACGGTAGATTCCTGGCTTATCTGGAACTTGACCGGCGGTCAGACCCACGTAACGGATGTCTCCAATGCTTCCCGCACGCTGCTGTTTAACATCCATACCCTGGCTTGGGACCAGGAACTGCTGGACCTGTTTGACATTCCAGCCAGTGTATTGCCTACCGTCACTTCGTCCAGTGAAGTGGTGGGCCACACGTCCGGCTCCCTGTTTGCCACCCAGATTCCAATTGCCGGTATTGCCGGCGATCAGCAGGCTGCCCTATTCGGGCAGATGTGCACCAAGCCCGGCATGGTGAAAAATACCTACGGCACCGGCTGCTTCATGCTCATGAACATTGGTGAGAAACCCATTGTCTCCAACCACAAGCTGGTGACCACCGTGGCCTGGAAAATAAAAGACCAGGTGCATTATGCGCTGGAAGGCAGTATTTTCATTGCCGGCGCCGTGGTGCAGTGGCTTAGAGACGGGCTGGGCGTAATCTCCCACTCGTCTGAGGTTGAGGCACTGGCTGCCAGCGTGACCAGCACCGACGGCGTGTACCTGGTTCCGGCCTTCGCCGGTCTGGGCGCCCCCCACTGGGACCAGCATTCCCGGGGCACCATGGTAGGCATGACCCGCGGTACCACCTCGGCGCACCTGGCCCGCGCCGCTCTGGAGAGCATCGCCTACCAGACCATGGAGGTGCTTAAAGCCATGGAGGCAGATTCTGGTATTGAGATCAAGGAACTGCGGGTAGACGGCGGTGCCACGGAGAACAGCCTGCTCATGCAGTTCCAGGCCGATATCCTGAACGCCCGGGTAGTGAAACCGGCCATCACCGAAGTCACCGCCATTGGGGCCGCTTACCTGGCAGGCCTGGCCACTGGCTTCTGGGACAGCGTGGAAGACATTCAGGAGCAATGGATCATCAAAAACAGCTTTGAGGCGAACCCGGCCCAGGAGACCCAGACGGGGATCAACGGTTGGTTACGGGCAGTACGCGCTGCCAAAGCCTGGTCTCAGGATGATCAGTCACAACCTTCTACTTTTTAA
- a CDS encoding MIP/aquaporin family protein, giving the protein MSAFTAEIIGTMFLILLGGGVVANVVLKGTKGNNSGWMVITTGWALSVFAGVVIAGPYSGAHLNPAVSIGLAIVGKFPWEQVGPYVLAQLIGAVAGALLVYLLYKPHFDSTEDPLAQLAVFSTGPAIRHPFSNLFSEIVGTFVLIFVILYITNPEMGDQKTPIGMGSLGALPVTFLVWAIGLSLGGTTGYAINPARDLGPRIVHALVPMKNKCHSDWRYAWIPILGPVLGASLAAGVFLVLQ; this is encoded by the coding sequence ATGTCAGCATTTACCGCCGAGATCATCGGCACGATGTTTCTGATTTTATTGGGCGGCGGCGTAGTAGCCAACGTGGTCTTAAAAGGCACCAAAGGCAATAACAGCGGCTGGATGGTGATTACCACCGGTTGGGCCCTGTCTGTATTCGCTGGGGTGGTGATTGCCGGACCTTACAGCGGTGCCCACCTGAACCCGGCCGTGAGCATTGGCCTGGCCATTGTAGGCAAGTTTCCTTGGGAGCAGGTAGGTCCTTATGTGTTGGCGCAGCTTATTGGCGCCGTGGCCGGGGCACTTTTGGTATATCTTTTATACAAGCCGCATTTTGACTCCACTGAAGACCCGTTGGCGCAGTTGGCAGTGTTCAGTACCGGTCCGGCTATCCGGCACCCATTCTCTAACCTGTTCAGTGAGATAGTGGGCACCTTCGTCCTGATCTTTGTGATCCTGTACATCACCAACCCCGAGATGGGCGACCAGAAAACACCCATTGGCATGGGTTCTTTGGGGGCCTTGCCGGTCACGTTTCTGGTATGGGCCATAGGGCTGTCTTTAGGCGGCACCACCGGCTATGCCATTAACCCGGCCCGTGACCTGGGGCCCCGTATTGTGCATGCCCTGGTTCCCATGAAAAACAAGTGCCACAGTGACTGGCGGTACGCCTGGATTCCTATTCTTGGACCCGTGCTGGGCGCAAGTCTGGCCGCCGGGGTTTTTCTGGTTCTACAGTAG
- a CDS encoding glycerol-3-phosphate dehydrogenase/oxidase, protein MKVKEPNHLTFKRDSFLEEVKRTAEWDMIVIGGGATGLGVALDAAARGFKTLLLEQSDFAKGTSSRSTKLVHGGVRYLAQGDIKLVLEALHERGLLLQNAPHLVNIQSFVIPNYSWWNEIMYGVGLTIYDLMAGRYRFNKTTVLSGKKVARLLPNIQEKGLKGGVQYFDGQFDDARLALNLAQTCAEQGGVLLNYMQVMNLLKDSKGKIAGVKARDLESGQEYQLKAKSVVNATGVFVNDILQMNAPAQQPLVRPSQGVHVVLDSSFLEGDNALMIPKTPDGRVLFVVPWHKHLLVGTTDTPLDKSSLEPLALEQEIDFILETASKYLVKKPTRKDVLSVFAGLRPLAAPTKNTNSTKEISRSHKLLAAPSGLITITGGKWTTYRKMAEDTVDKAIELGQVPAKPCVTASLKIHGYATPQKKTEHFAIYGTDKEYIKELAAQFPELIQQLHERFPNIAAEVVWAVRNEMARTVEDVLARRMRILFLDARAAMDMAPQVAQLMATELGYDDAWQQKQIQDFNALASHYLLEPYTPHAAFASSNAHISHNH, encoded by the coding sequence GTGAAAGTAAAAGAACCTAATCATCTAACCTTTAAGAGAGATTCCTTTCTGGAGGAGGTAAAAAGAACGGCGGAGTGGGACATGATTGTCATTGGCGGAGGCGCCACTGGCCTGGGGGTAGCACTAGATGCGGCCGCACGCGGCTTTAAGACCTTATTACTAGAGCAGTCAGATTTTGCCAAGGGCACGTCCAGCCGCAGCACCAAACTGGTGCACGGCGGGGTACGCTACCTGGCACAAGGCGATATTAAATTAGTGTTGGAGGCCCTGCATGAGCGCGGCCTGTTACTCCAGAACGCTCCCCACCTGGTCAATATCCAGTCTTTTGTGATTCCTAACTACAGCTGGTGGAACGAGATCATGTACGGCGTGGGCCTTACGATCTATGATTTAATGGCCGGCCGTTACCGGTTCAACAAAACCACCGTCTTGTCTGGCAAGAAAGTAGCGCGGTTGCTGCCCAACATTCAGGAAAAAGGCCTTAAGGGTGGCGTACAGTACTTTGACGGTCAGTTTGACGATGCCCGCCTGGCTCTTAACCTAGCCCAGACCTGCGCCGAGCAGGGCGGCGTGCTCCTGAACTACATGCAGGTAATGAACCTGCTCAAAGACTCCAAGGGAAAGATAGCCGGCGTAAAGGCCCGCGATCTGGAATCTGGCCAGGAATACCAACTCAAAGCAAAATCTGTGGTCAACGCCACTGGAGTTTTCGTGAACGATATACTGCAAATGAACGCCCCGGCGCAACAGCCGTTGGTACGCCCCAGCCAGGGCGTGCACGTGGTCCTAGACAGCTCCTTCCTGGAAGGCGACAACGCCTTGATGATCCCCAAGACGCCAGACGGGCGCGTGCTGTTCGTGGTTCCGTGGCACAAGCACCTGCTGGTGGGCACCACTGATACCCCTTTAGACAAAAGCAGCCTGGAACCCCTTGCCCTGGAGCAGGAAATAGATTTCATTCTGGAAACCGCCAGTAAATACCTGGTCAAAAAGCCCACCAGAAAAGACGTGTTAAGTGTGTTCGCCGGCTTACGGCCTCTGGCGGCCCCCACCAAGAACACCAACAGCACCAAAGAGATCTCGCGCAGCCACAAACTGCTGGCCGCGCCGTCGGGTCTCATCACCATTACCGGCGGCAAGTGGACTACCTACCGCAAAATGGCCGAGGACACGGTAGACAAAGCCATTGAACTGGGACAGGTACCGGCCAAGCCCTGCGTGACGGCCAGCCTTAAAATACACGGCTACGCCACCCCACAAAAGAAGACCGAGCACTTTGCCATTTACGGCACCGATAAAGAATACATCAAAGAGCTGGCGGCCCAGTTCCCAGAGTTGATCCAGCAGTTGCATGAGCGCTTCCCTAACATTGCCGCCGAGGTGGTGTGGGCGGTTCGGAATGAAATGGCCCGCACCGTGGAAGACGTGCTGGCCCGCAGAATGCGCATTCTGTTTCTGGATGCCCGCGCCGCCATGGACATGGCCCCCCAAGTGGCCCAACTTATGGCCACTGAGCTTGGGTATGATGATGCCTGGCAGCAAAAGCAGATCCAGGACTTCAATGCCCTGGCAAGCCATTACCTACTGGAGCCTTACACGCCTCACGCAGCCTTTGCTTCCTCCAACGCGCACATCAGCCACAACCACTAA
- the glpT gene encoding glycerol-3-phosphate transporter: MSIFSPARHIDKLPLQRIDPEYKRLRLQVFLGIFVGYAGYYLVRKNFSLVMPDLIEQGYSKGDLGFALSGVSIAYGLSKFLMGNVSDRSNARTFLTFGLVLSALTMIFMGVVPFATSSIAIMFILLFVNGWFQGMGWPPSGRVMVHWFSTKERGTKMSIWNVAHNVGGGLVGPIAIAAVAIFGTWESKFYFPGIVALVFALFAYLTIRDTPQSCGLPTIEAYKNDYPVNYSDALEKEMTAKEIFLDYVLNNRVLWYIAFANAFVYLVRYGILDWAPTYLEEAKGFSVKETGWAYFAYEYAGIPGTLLCGWISDKVFKGRRAPATIIYMVLVLVAVLVYWKNPPGNIMIDNIALVAIGFLIYGPVMLIGVQALDLVPKKAAGTAAGLTGLFGYLGGALFANIAMGFIVDKWGWDGGFIMLVAACLLSIAFTALTWQREKIHLNLQ, from the coding sequence ATGAGTATTTTTTCCCCAGCCCGTCATATTGACAAACTTCCGCTGCAGCGCATAGATCCGGAATATAAGCGACTGCGGCTTCAGGTTTTCTTAGGAATCTTTGTTGGCTACGCCGGGTACTACCTAGTGCGCAAGAACTTCTCCCTGGTCATGCCCGACCTCATTGAGCAGGGATATTCCAAGGGTGATCTGGGTTTTGCCTTATCAGGGGTTTCCATTGCCTATGGGTTGAGCAAGTTCCTGATGGGCAACGTCTCTGACCGGAGCAATGCCCGCACCTTCCTGACCTTTGGCCTGGTGCTTTCGGCGCTGACCATGATTTTCATGGGGGTGGTTCCTTTTGCCACCAGCTCTATTGCCATCATGTTCATCTTGCTATTTGTGAATGGCTGGTTTCAGGGTATGGGCTGGCCGCCTTCGGGCCGCGTGATGGTGCACTGGTTTTCCACCAAGGAAAGAGGCACCAAAATGTCTATCTGGAATGTGGCCCATAATGTGGGCGGCGGCCTGGTAGGCCCTATCGCCATTGCGGCCGTGGCCATCTTTGGCACCTGGGAAAGCAAGTTCTATTTCCCGGGCATAGTGGCCCTGGTGTTTGCCCTTTTCGCTTACCTCACTATCAGAGACACCCCTCAGTCTTGTGGCCTGCCTACCATAGAAGCCTATAAGAATGATTACCCCGTGAACTACTCAGATGCCCTTGAAAAGGAAATGACCGCCAAGGAGATTTTCCTGGACTATGTGCTCAACAACCGGGTGCTCTGGTACATTGCCTTCGCCAACGCCTTTGTGTACCTGGTGCGCTACGGCATTCTGGACTGGGCCCCTACTTACCTGGAAGAAGCCAAAGGTTTCTCGGTGAAGGAGACGGGTTGGGCCTATTTCGCCTATGAGTACGCCGGTATCCCGGGCACCCTGCTGTGCGGTTGGATCAGTGACAAGGTATTCAAAGGCCGTCGCGCCCCCGCCACCATCATTTATATGGTGTTGGTATTGGTGGCGGTGCTGGTCTACTGGAAAAACCCACCGGGCAACATCATGATTGACAACATTGCCCTGGTGGCTATCGGGTTCCTGATTTATGGCCCCGTGATGCTGATTGGCGTGCAGGCCCTGGACCTGGTCCCTAAGAAAGCAGCAGGCACCGCTGCTGGGTTAACCGGCTTGTTCGGGTACCTGGGTGGCGCCCTCTTCGCCAATATCGCTATGGGCTTTATTGTAGACAAGTGGGGCTGGGACGGTGGCTTTATCATGCTGGTGGCTGCCTGCCTGCTGTCTATCGCCTTCACGGCGCTTACCTGGCAACGGGAGAAAATCCACCTCAATCTTCAATAA